From a region of the Streptomyces venezuelae genome:
- a CDS encoding M64 family metallopeptidase — protein MDPVRGSGRRPGGRSAWRAAVATICATAALVAAGPAGAVGAAAAGPRVEVEIPGPEHGGDAGSGHARVPAAGSPAKASGRLSPAERSADGQVTKMIDNGSTADRLDVVVIGDGYTASELARFHTDAEQKWAEVAAVEPYTTYRNLFNVWTVDAVSHDSGVSGDPDPATVRDTALGSYFWCEGIERLLCVDQPKVDAYVAKAPAADLVIVLANSAKYGGAGYNEPSATLGYEGISTASAGHPKSGQVAIHETGHSLGKLADEYFYPGVPEYEKYTGPEPGESNSSALPADRMAAQRAKWYRWLGEESPDGGTVGAYEGGNYFVTGLYRPTDNSLMRVLGKPFNLPGVESMIAGFYQHARIATPLTPTDRTLRLRHTAKVSVPKLGGTDGRQPVVRWYLDGRELRRFEGRTEVSVAELWLFDFRTHRLTVTAEDRTPSVRDPKVKRTLRSSVDWNVRL, from the coding sequence ATGGATCCAGTCAGAGGTTCGGGCCGGCGTCCCGGCGGGCGCTCGGCGTGGCGCGCGGCCGTCGCGACGATCTGTGCGACCGCCGCGCTGGTGGCCGCCGGACCTGCCGGCGCGGTCGGCGCCGCGGCGGCCGGGCCGCGCGTCGAGGTCGAGATACCCGGGCCGGAGCACGGCGGTGACGCCGGATCGGGCCACGCCCGCGTACCGGCCGCGGGCAGCCCAGCCAAGGCCTCGGGCCGGCTGTCCCCGGCCGAGCGGTCGGCCGACGGCCAGGTCACCAAGATGATCGACAACGGCTCCACCGCCGACCGCCTCGACGTCGTCGTCATCGGTGACGGGTACACCGCCTCCGAACTGGCCCGGTTCCACACCGACGCCGAGCAGAAATGGGCCGAGGTGGCCGCCGTCGAGCCCTACACGACGTACCGGAACCTCTTCAACGTATGGACGGTCGACGCCGTCTCGCACGACTCCGGCGTCTCCGGCGACCCCGACCCGGCCACCGTCCGCGACACCGCCCTCGGCTCGTACTTCTGGTGCGAGGGCATCGAGCGGCTGCTCTGCGTCGACCAGCCCAAGGTGGACGCGTACGTCGCGAAGGCCCCGGCCGCCGACCTCGTCATCGTCCTGGCCAACAGCGCCAAGTACGGCGGAGCGGGCTACAACGAGCCCAGCGCCACGCTGGGGTACGAGGGGATATCCACGGCCTCGGCCGGCCATCCGAAGTCCGGTCAGGTCGCCATCCACGAGACCGGTCACTCCCTCGGCAAGCTCGCCGACGAGTACTTCTACCCGGGTGTCCCGGAGTACGAGAAGTACACCGGCCCCGAGCCGGGCGAGTCCAACAGCTCGGCCCTGCCGGCCGACCGGATGGCCGCGCAGCGGGCCAAGTGGTACCGCTGGCTCGGCGAGGAGTCACCCGACGGCGGCACGGTCGGCGCGTACGAGGGCGGCAACTACTTCGTGACCGGGCTGTACCGGCCCACCGACAACTCCCTCATGCGGGTCCTGGGCAAGCCCTTCAACTTGCCCGGCGTCGAGTCGATGATCGCCGGGTTCTACCAGCACGCGCGGATCGCCACCCCGCTCACCCCGACCGACCGCACCCTGCGGCTGCGCCACACGGCGAAGGTGTCCGTACCGAAGCTGGGCGGCACGGACGGCCGCCAGCCCGTGGTCCGCTGGTACCTCGACGGCCGGGAACTGAGGCGCTTCGAGGGCCGCACCGAGGTGTCCGTGGCGGAACTGTGGCTCTTCGACTTCCGCACGCACCGCCTGACGGTCACCGCCGAGGACCGCACCCCGTCGGTGCGCGACCCGAAGGTGAAGCGCACCCTGCGCTCCTCGGTCGACTGGAACGTCCGGCTCTGA
- a CDS encoding vWA domain-containing protein, whose protein sequence is MSANRIQHKVNHVALVVDCSGSMRQHQGQLVRVVDEFVAGLKAESDSLGHETRISLYSFDHKVENLVWDMDVKHLPSMRGLYKVNNGATALIEASLKSLDDLGHIWEEYGEHSFLQIVVTDGEENASGGDRRHDGDMTILGPWLDRIAAKMGALAGHWTSAILVPNSLAKRTAQNYGFPAGNIAIWDADSQEGVEEAIGTVRAAATSFLRGREKGVRGTKNLFAVGQDISVDEVRAALEPVPADKYRLLKVDEEMDIRSFVDSHPGVTYERGSCYYQLGARVQVQPDKEVIVVEKDTDRAYTGDAARSLLFGTGIQGTVSVKAGRNPELEVYVQSRSVNRKLKPRTRLLIML, encoded by the coding sequence ATGTCCGCCAACAGGATCCAGCACAAGGTGAACCACGTCGCGCTGGTAGTGGACTGTTCGGGTTCCATGCGTCAGCACCAGGGGCAACTGGTGCGTGTCGTGGACGAGTTCGTGGCGGGTCTCAAGGCCGAGTCGGACAGCCTCGGTCATGAGACCCGGATAAGCCTCTACTCCTTCGACCACAAGGTGGAGAACCTCGTCTGGGACATGGACGTGAAGCATCTGCCGTCCATGCGGGGGCTGTACAAGGTGAACAACGGCGCGACCGCCCTCATCGAGGCATCGCTCAAGTCACTGGACGACCTGGGCCACATCTGGGAGGAGTACGGCGAGCACAGCTTCCTCCAGATCGTCGTGACGGACGGCGAGGAGAACGCCTCCGGCGGCGACCGGCGGCACGACGGCGACATGACCATCCTGGGCCCCTGGCTCGACAGGATCGCGGCGAAGATGGGTGCGCTTGCGGGGCACTGGACGTCCGCGATCCTCGTTCCGAACTCGCTGGCGAAGCGGACCGCCCAGAACTACGGTTTCCCGGCCGGGAACATCGCCATATGGGACGCCGATTCCCAGGAGGGCGTCGAGGAGGCGATCGGCACCGTCCGTGCCGCCGCCACCAGCTTCCTCCGAGGCCGGGAGAAGGGCGTGCGGGGCACGAAGAACCTGTTCGCGGTCGGCCAGGACATCTCGGTCGACGAGGTGCGGGCGGCCCTCGAACCGGTCCCGGCGGACAAGTACCGGCTCCTGAAGGTCGACGAGGAGATGGACATCCGGTCCTTCGTCGACTCGCATCCGGGCGTGACCTACGAGCGCGGTTCCTGCTACTACCAGCTGGGCGCCCGTGTCCAGGTGCAGCCCGACAAGGAGGTCATCGTGGTCGAGAAGGACACGGACCGCGCCTACACGGGCGACGCGGCACGCAGTCTCCTGTTCGGCACGGGAATCCAGGGGACCGTCTCCGTGAAGGCGGGGCGCAACCCGGAGCTGGAGGTGTACGTGCAGAGCCGTTCGGTGAACCGGAAGCTCAAGCCCAGGACCCGTCTGCTGATCATGCTCTGA
- a CDS encoding DUF6381 family protein has protein sequence MSVSGESRGRSQQMRTKAKELNDAAERSTDPEERRRLKEKARRLQEQSEQESRMDDRGMDPM, from the coding sequence ATGAGCGTTTCAGGTGAGTCCCGCGGCCGGTCCCAGCAGATGCGCACGAAGGCCAAGGAGCTGAACGACGCGGCCGAGCGGTCCACCGACCCGGAGGAGCGCCGCCGGCTGAAGGAGAAGGCCCGCCGCCTCCAGGAGCAGAGCGAGCAAGAGAGCCGTATGGACGACCGGGGCATGGACCCCATGTAG
- a CDS encoding VOC family protein produces MTRDLGTAQHFYGAVVGWRFRPTRLGEAFSVAFQGRVPVAGVGALAADLGVAAAWTPYFAVDDADVAVDRIRERTGTIAVGPVSFESGGRAALVADPDGAVFGIWEGNVEADWRVGRGPSPAWLELRTRNALDAAMFYGAVLEWATGRAGCCEVSYEEDQVVLRQDGEPVARLNSGPVEIASYSPHTRPRWHVHFRVPKLRPAVEAAVSLGGRPVSDVTSNATERWVALRDPDGALFTLTTALGSDTD; encoded by the coding sequence ATGACGCGCGACCTCGGCACGGCCCAGCACTTCTACGGCGCGGTGGTGGGCTGGCGGTTCCGGCCGACCCGCCTCGGCGAGGCGTTCTCGGTGGCCTTCCAGGGCCGGGTCCCGGTGGCGGGCGTCGGCGCCCTGGCCGCGGACCTGGGAGTCGCGGCGGCCTGGACCCCGTACTTCGCCGTCGACGACGCCGATGTGGCCGTGGACCGGATCCGGGAGCGGACGGGCACGATCGCGGTCGGCCCGGTCTCCTTCGAGTCCGGTGGCCGCGCCGCGCTCGTCGCCGACCCGGACGGCGCCGTCTTCGGCATCTGGGAGGGCAACGTGGAGGCGGACTGGCGCGTGGGCCGGGGACCGTCACCCGCCTGGCTGGAACTGCGCACGAGGAACGCGCTGGACGCGGCGATGTTCTACGGTGCGGTGCTGGAGTGGGCCACCGGCCGGGCCGGCTGCTGCGAGGTCTCGTACGAGGAGGACCAGGTCGTGCTGCGGCAGGACGGCGAACCCGTGGCCCGGCTGAACAGCGGCCCGGTGGAGATCGCCTCCTACTCCCCGCACACCCGGCCGCGCTGGCACGTCCACTTCCGGGTACCGAAGCTCCGGCCGGCGGTGGAGGCCGCCGTATCGCTGGGCGGGCGGCCCGTCTCGGACGTCACCTCGAACGCCACGGAGCGGTGGGTGGCGCTCCGCGACCCGGACGGGGCGCTGTTCACCCTCACCACCGCCCTCGGGTCGGACACGGACTGA